A single genomic interval of Oryza sativa Japonica Group chromosome 7, ASM3414082v1 harbors:
- the LOC4343033 gene encoding uncharacterized protein — MRSILSLCFHLALAIALAANVPDHIANGRVIEAKSDPKPADPNPKPDPTPKPQPETKPSPQPNPQPNPQPDPKPSPQPDPKPTPQPEPKQDPKPNPQPDPKPSPQPDPKPTPQPDPKQDPQPNPQPDPKPTPQPNPKQDPQPNPQPDPKPTPQPDPKQDPQPNPQPSPKADPKPNPKPKPQPEPSPNPKPEPKPEPKPEPSPNPKPNPNPKPEPQPDPKPEPKPQPEPSLPKPPPLSPAIAIIVPGN, encoded by the coding sequence ATGAGATCAATCCTCTCACTGTGCTTCCATTTGGCGCTTGCCATTGCATTGGCGGCAAATGTTCCTGATCACATTGCCAATGGACGCGTGATTGAAGCTAAATCTGATCCAAAGCCAGCAGATCCCAATCCTAAACCTGACCCAACACCAAAACCACAACCAGAGACAAAGCCCAGTCCACAGCCTAACCCTCAACCTAACCCACAGCCAGATCCAAAACCATCACCGCAGCCTGACCCAAAACCTACACCACAGCCTGAACCAAAACAAGATCCTAAACCAAACCCACAACCGGATCCAAAACCATCTCCGCAGCCTGACCCGAAACCTACACCACAGCCTGACCCAAAACAAGATCCTCAACCGAACCCACAACCTGACCCAAAACCAACGCCGCAACCTAACCCAAAACAAGATCCTCAGCCGAACCCACAGCCTGACCCAAAACCAACGCCACAGCCTGACCCGAAACAAGATCCTCAACCGAACCCGCAACCTAGCCCCAAAGCTGACCCAAAACCAAATCCAAAGCCTAAGCCACAACCGGAGCCGAGCCCAAATCCTAAGCCGGAGCCAAAGCCTGAACCCAAACCTGAGCCAAGTCCTAACCCCAAGCCAAATCCTAATCCTAAGCCGGAGCCACAGCCTGATCCTAAGCCAGAACCCAAGCCTCAGCCAGAGCCATCTCTGCCAAAGCCACCACCTCTTTCACCAGCAATAGCTATAATTGTGCCCGGGAACTGA
- the LOC4343034 gene encoding uncharacterized protein, with protein MRRSILSLCFHLALVIALAANVPDIANGRVIEAKSDPKPADPKPKPDPTPKPQPETKPSPQPNPQPNPQPDPKPSPQPDPKPTPQPEPKQDPQPNPQPDPKQSPQPDPKPTPQPNPKQDPQPNPQPDPKPTLQPNPKQDPQPNPQPNPKPTPQLDPKQDPQPNPQPSPKADPKPNPKPKPQPEPSPNPKPEPKPEPKPEPSPNPKPNPNPKPEPQPDPKPEPKPQPEPSQPKLPPLSPAIAIIVPGN; from the coding sequence ATGAGGAGATCAATCCTCTCACTGTGCTTCCATTTGGCGCTTGTCATTGCATTGGCAGCAAATGTTCCTGACATTGCCAATGGACGCGTGATTGAAGCTAAATCTGATCCAAAGCCAGCAGATCCCAAGCCTAAACCTGACCCAACACCAAAACCACAACCAGAGACAAAGCCCAGTCCACAGCCTAACCCTCAACCTAACCCACAGCCAGATCCAAAACCATCACCGCAGCCTGATCCAAAACCTACACCACAGCCTGAACCAAAACAAGATCCTCAACCAAACCCACAGCCGGATCCAAAACAATCGCCGCAGCCTGACCCAAAACCTACACCACAGCCTAACCCAAAACAAGATCCTCAACCGAACCCACAACCTGACCCAAAACCAACGCTGCAACCTAACCCAAAACAAGATCCTCAGCCGAACCCACAGCCTAACCCGAAACCAACGCCACAGCTTGACCCGAAACAAGATCCTCAACCGAACCCACAACCTAGCCCCAAAGCTGACCCAAAACCAAATCCAAAGCCTAAGCCACAACCGGAGCCGAGCCCAAATCCTAAGCCGGAGCCAAAACCTGAACCCAAACCTGAGCCGAGTCCTAACCCCAAGCCAAATCCTAATCCCAAGCCGGAGCCACAGCCTGATCCTAAGCCAGAACCCAAGCCTCAGCCAGAGCCGTCTCAACCAAAGCTGCCACCACTTTCACCAGCAATAGCTATAATTGTGCCCGGGAACTGA